The Zingiber officinale cultivar Zhangliang chromosome 10A, Zo_v1.1, whole genome shotgun sequence genome contains a region encoding:
- the LOC122026100 gene encoding uncharacterized protein LOC122026100 isoform X1 has product MEANLNNGFYQESRSSQFNYPRMVCFQSSAIDSSTGMAPGDVPTLAGNTNMEMMPWFRHVSSTPEYWSPDEVETLNKGLINFASESRIQKFTKIAAMLPQKTIRDVALRCQWMINKENGKRRKTEEYYATKKIKDMKEKMMGFPSTNTSVAPNLLTMHHMSIHYQLRTEELKSLLEKNEKCLKEIARNLEGGMMQDNISLFHCTRNNIATLENRITILPRGMNQLPGSLRQIPSMPVTVNDGLLSSLAPLDEHVNINTPGSSYLKPDPTCFRPPERG; this is encoded by the exons ATGGAGGCCAATCTTAACAATGGTTTTTACCAGGAGAGTAGGAGTTCTCAATTTAATTATCCTCGCATGGTCTGTTTCCAGTCAAGTGCAATAGATAGCTCAACAGGGATGGCTCCTGGTGACGTACCTACTTTGGCTGGAAACACTAACATG GAAATGATGCCTTGGTTCAGGCATGTTTCGAGTACACCTGAATATTGGTCTCCAGATGAAGTGGAAACATTGAACAAAGGCTTAATAAA TTTTGCAAGTGAATCAAGGATACAAAAGTTCACCAAGATAGCTGCTATGCTGCCTCAGAAGACAATAAGGGATGTTGCATTGAGATGTCAGTGGATGATT AACAAGGAAaatggaaaaaggagaaaaacagaagaatattatgcaACAAAAAAGATAAAAGATATGAAG GAAAAGATGATGGGTTTTCCTTCCACAAATACTTCTGTGGCTCCTAATTTACTAACAATGCATCATATGAGCATCCATTATCAGCTTCGAACCGAAG AACTGAAGAGTCTTCTGGAGAAAAATGAAAAATGTCTGAAGGAGATTGCAAGAAATCTTGAGGGAGGAATG ATGCAAGATAACATAAGTTTGTTTCATTGCACGAGAAATAACATTGCCACACTGGAGAATAG AATAACTATTCTCCCTAGAGGAATGAACCAGCTTCCTGGGTCATTGCGACAGATACCTTCCATGCCGGTAACCGTAAATGATGGGCTTCTCAGCAGTCTTGCACCTCTTGATGAGCAT GTTAATATCAACACACCTGGAAGCAGTTACTTGAAGCCGGATCCAACATGCTTCAGACCTCCCGAGAGAGGATGA
- the LOC122026100 gene encoding uncharacterized protein LOC122026100 isoform X3, with the protein MVCFQSSAIDSSTGMAPGDVPTLAGNTNMEMMPWFRHVSSTPEYWSPDEVETLNKGLINFASESRIQKFTKIAAMLPQKTIRDVALRCQWMINKENGKRRKTEEYYATKKIKDMKEKMMGFPSTNTSVAPNLLTMHHMSIHYQLRTEELKSLLEKNEKCLKEIARNLEGGMMQDNISLFHCTRNNIATLENRITILPRGMNQLPGSLRQIPSMPVTVNDGLLSSLAPLDEHVNINTPGSSYLKPDPTCFRPPERG; encoded by the exons ATGGTCTGTTTCCAGTCAAGTGCAATAGATAGCTCAACAGGGATGGCTCCTGGTGACGTACCTACTTTGGCTGGAAACACTAACATG GAAATGATGCCTTGGTTCAGGCATGTTTCGAGTACACCTGAATATTGGTCTCCAGATGAAGTGGAAACATTGAACAAAGGCTTAATAAA TTTTGCAAGTGAATCAAGGATACAAAAGTTCACCAAGATAGCTGCTATGCTGCCTCAGAAGACAATAAGGGATGTTGCATTGAGATGTCAGTGGATGATT AACAAGGAAaatggaaaaaggagaaaaacagaagaatattatgcaACAAAAAAGATAAAAGATATGAAG GAAAAGATGATGGGTTTTCCTTCCACAAATACTTCTGTGGCTCCTAATTTACTAACAATGCATCATATGAGCATCCATTATCAGCTTCGAACCGAAG AACTGAAGAGTCTTCTGGAGAAAAATGAAAAATGTCTGAAGGAGATTGCAAGAAATCTTGAGGGAGGAATG ATGCAAGATAACATAAGTTTGTTTCATTGCACGAGAAATAACATTGCCACACTGGAGAATAG AATAACTATTCTCCCTAGAGGAATGAACCAGCTTCCTGGGTCATTGCGACAGATACCTTCCATGCCGGTAACCGTAAATGATGGGCTTCTCAGCAGTCTTGCACCTCTTGATGAGCAT GTTAATATCAACACACCTGGAAGCAGTTACTTGAAGCCGGATCCAACATGCTTCAGACCTCCCGAGAGAGGATGA
- the LOC122026100 gene encoding uncharacterized protein LOC122026100 isoform X2, translating to MEANLNNGFYQESRSSQFNYPRMVCFQSSAIDSSTGMAPGDVPTLAGNTNMEMMPWFRHVSSTPEYWSPDEVETLNKGLINFASESRIQKFTKIAAMLPQKTIRDVALRCQWMINKENGKRRKTEEYYATKKIKDMKMMGFPSTNTSVAPNLLTMHHMSIHYQLRTEELKSLLEKNEKCLKEIARNLEGGMMQDNISLFHCTRNNIATLENRITILPRGMNQLPGSLRQIPSMPVTVNDGLLSSLAPLDEHVNINTPGSSYLKPDPTCFRPPERG from the exons ATGGAGGCCAATCTTAACAATGGTTTTTACCAGGAGAGTAGGAGTTCTCAATTTAATTATCCTCGCATGGTCTGTTTCCAGTCAAGTGCAATAGATAGCTCAACAGGGATGGCTCCTGGTGACGTACCTACTTTGGCTGGAAACACTAACATG GAAATGATGCCTTGGTTCAGGCATGTTTCGAGTACACCTGAATATTGGTCTCCAGATGAAGTGGAAACATTGAACAAAGGCTTAATAAA TTTTGCAAGTGAATCAAGGATACAAAAGTTCACCAAGATAGCTGCTATGCTGCCTCAGAAGACAATAAGGGATGTTGCATTGAGATGTCAGTGGATGATT AACAAGGAAaatggaaaaaggagaaaaacagaagaatattatgcaACAAAAAAGATAAAAGATATGAAG ATGATGGGTTTTCCTTCCACAAATACTTCTGTGGCTCCTAATTTACTAACAATGCATCATATGAGCATCCATTATCAGCTTCGAACCGAAG AACTGAAGAGTCTTCTGGAGAAAAATGAAAAATGTCTGAAGGAGATTGCAAGAAATCTTGAGGGAGGAATG ATGCAAGATAACATAAGTTTGTTTCATTGCACGAGAAATAACATTGCCACACTGGAGAATAG AATAACTATTCTCCCTAGAGGAATGAACCAGCTTCCTGGGTCATTGCGACAGATACCTTCCATGCCGGTAACCGTAAATGATGGGCTTCTCAGCAGTCTTGCACCTCTTGATGAGCAT GTTAATATCAACACACCTGGAAGCAGTTACTTGAAGCCGGATCCAACATGCTTCAGACCTCCCGAGAGAGGATGA
- the LOC122027582 gene encoding uncharacterized protein At2g24330-like — MAEETASSPVGDPDAVLTPKRQQRRGFVSRLLRGIFAADDDIQKKLEHISKEEASIHSRLKRRAQSSRKIARNVIFLSVFIEVVAVSYAIASTRSKDLDWKMRATRVLPMFIIPVLSTVVYSSLLRLTRLFDKKDQKTLERLRAERKETIDELKEKTNYYSTQQLIQRYDLDPAAKAAAATVLASKLGADSGLKLQVGEEISDPSGKSHDVELVQSSGLRNRKPSRAVASSSGSTTSELIDDAFNDFATTNQGISSPNHRVVEHFKGSVFSEGSWLSRIAALLVGEDPTQCYALICAHCHMHNGLAKKEDFSYITYYCPHCHGLNGQKHQEEHEMSIDSGKGTPISSPYSDNTYQSENDTSLTTKDAVSSSLAMVKESPEDVDEDVHNNATGVAGLVNEKIDEKESVKTAT, encoded by the exons ATGGCGGAGGAAACCGCTTCCTCCCCCGTCGGTGATCCGGACGCCGTGCTGACTCCAAAGCGGCAGCAGCGCAGGGGCTTCGTCTCCCGGCTCTTGAGAGGGATCTTTGCAGCTGACGATGACATCCAGAAGAAGTTGGAGCACATCTCGAAGGAGGAGGCATCGATCCACTCCCGGTTAAAGAGAAGGGCGCAATCGTCGCGGAAGATCGCCCGGAATGTTATCTTCCTCTCAGTGTTTATCGAG GTTGTAGCTGTGAGCTATGCTATAGCTAGTACAAGATCAAAAGATTTGGATTGGAAAATGAGAGCTACTCGTGTTTTGCCTATGTTTATAATACCTGTCTTATCAACTGTTGTCTACTCCTCACTTCTGCGACTCACAAGATTGT TTGATAAGAAGGACCAGAAAACCCTTGAAAGGCTTCGTGCTGAGAGAAAAGAAACAATTGACGAGCTCAAGGAGAAAACAAATTATTACAGTACACAACAACTCATTCAG AGGTATGATCTCGATCCTGCTGCAAAGGCAGCTGCAGCAACTGTTTTGGCATCTAAACTTGGTGCAGATTCCGGCTTAAAACTCCAAGTAGGAGAAGAAATTTCAGATCCATCAGGCAAAAGTCATGATGTTGAACTAGTGCAATCTTCCGGTTTACGTAACAGAAAGCCATCACGTGCAGTAGCTTCCAGTTCTGGGAGCACTACATCTGAGTTAATTGATGACGCCTTTAATGACTTTGCCACTACCAATCAAGGAATTAGCTCTCCGAACCATAGGGTCGTGGAACACTTTAAAGGTTCAGTCTTCAGCGAAGGGAGTTGGCTTTCCCGAATTGCAGCCTTGCTCGTGGGAGAGGATCCAACTCAGTGCTATGCGCTGATTTGTGCCCACTGTCACATGCACAATG GTTTAGCCAAGAAAGAGGATTTTTCCTACATTACCTATTACTGCCCCCACTGCCATGGATTAAATGGACAAAAGCATCAGGAGGAACATGAAATGAGTATTGATTCTGGAAAGGGCACACCTATCTCTTCGCCATACAGCGATAACACCTACCAAAGTGAGAACGACACTAGTTTAACTACTAAGGATGCTGTCAGCAGCAGTTTAGCGATGGTAAAAGAGAGCCCCGAAGATGTTGATGAGGACGTGCATAACAATGCTACTGGAGTTGCAGGTTTGGTAAatgaaaaaattgatgaaaaagaATCGGTTAAGACTGCTACTtga